The Coffea arabica cultivar ET-39 chromosome 3c, Coffea Arabica ET-39 HiFi, whole genome shotgun sequence genome contains a region encoding:
- the LOC140037817 gene encoding protein FAR1-RELATED SEQUENCE 5-like — protein MQMLEGHPWSTRDVGASAEGEESGNRLKIVHSTTNCRTERILGQGAVGDIVGQDGPNVNAAFHCIDDIDVGSMEFDSIEEAEAFYMMYARATDFGVRKGCKRKDKKGDVRVRSWLCNKEGERHEKHLNRGDRIREPKAVTRVNCQAHLKVRLHESKQKYVVVQFVSGHCHRFCSPESVSFMRSHRKVGKSDLQQAVLMQQAGIRTSHIMRLLVVQAGGYRNLGFHETDMYNALNRQRQVAVGDGDSDSALAFLLGKQRGDPNLFFKYSVDGHGRLNRLLWADSVCRDDYRCFGNVLVFDSTYNTNQYKFPLVVLCGVNNHYSTCIFACAFIVHEGDEGYDWVIITFLEAMNGRKPIAVVTDGDKSMRKCIKKFMPTAKHRLCSFHLEMNAATNVRDKEFLQAFKTYMFMNSTTINFETRWAGVVRRFRLENNEWVKKMYRKRELWAMAFLRGNFFGGVRSTQRCEKMHQVLKLHLTPKLKFFDCLQTYDLAVGRLRHEERRQRAVTEHTTLLGATQLQALEKHAAEVFTRSTFVVVRKEMKKQWLFCRINGTDDGINAVHFMKHPYNYSYYTVVYNRSTRHMKCSCLKMETHGLPCCHMFRAILFEELKRIPPNCIMKRWTRQAKERVINDEGAETSSSHLTEMSRYSMLLSAANDVCRNACKKSDGFRNALALFQNESVGTEKCKARGKEARLWSCATNE, from the coding sequence ATGCAAATGCTGGAAGGGCATCCATGGAGCACACGGGATGTTGGTGCGAGTGCCGAAGGTGAAGAAAGTGGCAACAGATTAAAAATTGTCCATTCAACAACCAACTGCAGAACAGAACGGATTTTAGGGCAGGGTGCTGTAGGGGACATTGTTGGTCAAGACGGGCCAAATGTAAACGCTGCATTCCACTGTATTGATGATATAGATGTAGGTAGCATGGAGTTTGACAGCATTGAAGAGGCAGAAGCATTCTATATGATGTACGCAAGAGCAACCGATTTTGGGGTACGAAAAGGGTgcaagagaaaagataagaaaggtGATGTCCGAGTGAGATCATGGCTTTGCAATAAGGAAGGCGAAAGACATGAAAAGCACCTGAACAGAGGCGATCGAATAAGGGAACCGAAGGCAGTAACAAGAGTGAACTGTCAAGCACATTTGAAGGTTCGATTACACGAGTCGAAACAAAAGTACGTTGTTGTACAATTTGTTAGTGGACATTGCCATCGTTTTTGCAGTCCTGAAAGTGTTAGTTTCATGAGGTCGCATAGAAAGGTTGGGAAGTCGGACCTGCAACAGGCAGTACTTATGCAACAAGCAGGAATAAGAACAAGTCACATTATGAGACTACTAGTTGTACAGGCTGGCGGATACCGCAACCTGGGTTTCCATGAAACAGATATGTACAATGCGCTGAATCGGCAGAGGCAGGTAGCAGTTGGTGATGGGGACAGCGATTCGGCACTTGCATTCTTGTTAGGCAAGCAACGAGGTGATccgaatttatttttcaaatattctGTAGATGGCCATGGCCGCCTGAATCGCTTGCTTTGGGCTGATTCCGTGTGTAGAGACGACTATAGATGTTTTGGGAATGTGCTAGTGTTCGACAGCACGTATAATACGAACCAGTACAAATTTCCATTGGTTGTGTTGTGTGGGGTTAACAATCACTACTCGACATGTATCTTTGCGTGTGCTTTTATCGTTCACGAAGGAGAtgagggatatgattgggttataattacattcttaGAAGCAATGAATGGGAGGAAACCAATAGCAGTGGTGACAGATGGGGACAAGTCCATGCGAAAGTGCATTAAAAAATTCATGCCCACAGCTAAGCACAGACTTTGCAGCTTCCATTTGGAAATGAATGCTGCTACAAATGTAAGGGACAAAGAGTTCTTGCAGGCATTCAAGACCTACATGTTTATGAATTCTACAACAATTAATTTTGAAACGAGGTGGGCAGGGGTTGTCAGACGTTTTCGGCTTGAAAATAACGAATGGGTTAAGAAGATGTACCGCAAGAGGGAGCTCTGGGCTATGGCTTTCCTGAGAGGCAACTTTTTTGGAGGAGTGCGGAGTACCCAAAGGTGCGAGAAAATGCATCAGGTCTTAAAATTACATCTGACCCCCAAGTTGAAGTTTTTTGACTGCCTTCAAACATATGACTTGGCGGTGGGCCGCTTGCGACATGAAGAGAGGCGTCAACGGGCTGTCACAGAGCACACTACCCTTCTCGGTGCGACACAGCTACAGGCGCTGGAAAAACATGCTGCTGAAGTGTTTACTAGGTCCACTTTCGTTGTGGTACGGAAGGAAATGAAGAAGCAGTGGCTATTTTGTAGGATTAATGGCACGGATGATGGAATAAATGCTGTGCACTTCATGAAGCATCCGTACAATTACTCGTACTACACTGTGGTGTATAACAGGTCCACGCGACATATGAAGTGCTCGTGCCTGAAAATGGAAACACACGGCCTGCCTTGTTGTCACATGTTTCGTGCAATACTATTTGAGGAACTGAAAAGGATCCCTCCAAACTGCATCATGAAGAGGTGGACTCGACAGGCAAAGGAACGCGTAATAAATGACGAGGGGGCTGAAACAAGCAGCTCACACCTCACAGAGATGTCCAGATACTCTATGTTGCTTTCGGCAGCAAATGATGTATGTAGGAATGCGTGCAAGAAGTCGGATGGATTCAGAAATGCATTGGCACTGTTTCAGAATGAGTCAGTTGGAACTGAGAAGTGCAAGGCAAGAGGCAAAGAGGCCAGGCTGTGGAGCTGTGCAACCAACGAATGA